In the genome of Pseudobacteriovorax antillogorgiicola, the window TTGCAACCATGTGCATTGGATTTAGGCATATATGAGATCCGCTCTAGCTTCTCGGAATCATCTAGCAATCGGCTTTGGTTGGTGGAGTCAGTGCTTATGGCACTGTCTTGGTACGGAGTTTCATTGGACTCAGGAAGCCTGTATTTCATTAGGCTTTAAAGCTCTCGCCATTTTGATTATCACCTTTATCGTTCTGCTGAGTCTGCTAGAAGTTATTTAGCTAACTGATTTTGCTGTACTTTATTCTTTAGTGTCCCCTCCATAGCATATCGTGACATCTGACTCTGATTCGCCGATGCTAAGGCCATCGATGAGGAGGAGACCAATGAGACTGAAACCAGTAAAAAACCAAGAAGCTGTTCAAGCCTTAATACATAAATTCGAACAATGGCGTAACAAGCGCATCCGAGGTAAGAGGCTCCCTGAAGATCTTTGGCAGCAGACTGTTCTACTAGCCCGGAAATACCCGCCCAATCATGTTGCCAGAGCCATGACTCTAGATCCAAGGCAATTGAAAAAGAGAATGGGAGCAGCCAAGGACTAACCCAGGCTGCTAGACTTGGTCCGAGTTGCGCCTGTTCAACTTGCTGACTCACCCCCTGCCGTTAAGCCGCGAGCAAGCTCCTTGATTGCCGAGCTGACCACACCCAATGGCACCCATATTCGAATTTTTTCTGGCATTGACTCTAATTCCATGCAAGCCCTATCCAGGCTGCTTCAGGAGGTTTAGATCATAGCGTTTGATAGTTCTTTCAAGATCCTAGTCGGCCTAGATCCTGTTGACTTCCGAGCTGGGATTAATAAATTGTCTTCAGTCGCTCAGACCCAGTTTAATAAGAATCCTAAAGAGCGCTTTATCTTTGTTTTCCGCAACAAACGGAAAACTGATAGGCTATGATGGCAATGGATTCTTCATGGGGCATAAACGTCTTTCCAAAGGCAAGCTGTCTTGGTGGCCGCGAACAATCGCTACTATCGATGCTTCAGTTGATCGTTACCCTCCGTAGCCTTGTGGAAAAGCGTCGCCTTCGCTTGTTGTTTTAGCTTAGAAAGGTCTTTGATTTTATGACAGAAAAAATTCAATCGACGTCGAGATCTAAGGCCAAAGGCAAGGGTGGCTCCAAGAGCAAGGGCGTTACGGTCGTAACGATTATCCTGGTGCTGATCGAACAGAGGTCAAGCACCCTCACCTTTGCCAAGGGGATCAATGCCCTGAATGCGATCAAGGTAAACTCCGCGAGAGAGAACCTGGAGTCGACTATGACTGGCAGGGAAACTCTCCTATTCATCTTCATATTTATTTATTACAGCGATTCATATGTCACAAGTGTAAGAGCTACTTCACTGCACCATCGCCGGTGGCTGAAAGCGCTAAGACAGTCGATGACAGCGGCGACAAGGTAAAAGTCACCAAGTGCACCCGCAATGCCTTAGCCAATGCAGTGGTAGCATGCTTGAGATTTATGTTTGGTATCCCCTTCTATAGGCTTGCTAAGATCCAAGATAGCCTTGGTATCGGACTTCCCGAGGCTAATCAGTATGCGATGGTCGCTCAGGTGTATGAGGCCGCACTTCCGATTTACGAGCAGCTGATTTTCGAAGCAGCCCAAGGAAGCTTAGTCATGGCCGATGATACAGCCATTAAGATACTCGACTGGCTGCGTGGCAAAGGCCCACCCACCAAGACCACAGGCGAACCACGAAAAACAGCTCAAACCTCGGCGGTTGTCTCGCGATCGGCTGAAGGCAGGTGTATTGTCCTGTATCTAACAGGCGAAAAGCAGGCCGGCAAAACGTTGAAGAAATATTAGACTTAAGACTGACCGAGTCTGGTGTGCCTATCTATATGTGCGATGGGCTGAGCGCTAACTTGCTAGCTGAAAAGTACAAGGTTATCCAAGTTCACTGCCTCGACCATGCGAGACGACAATTTTTGGACCTTCAGAGTAGCTTTCCGAGTGAAACAGCCTACATTTTAGAAAAGTTGGGACAGGTGTACTATGCCGATCGAAAAGCTAAACAGCTACAGCTTAACCCTACGGATCGCATGAAGTACCACCAAAAACATAGCGCCAAAGTCAAGGAAGAATTAGGTCATTGGATGATGAAGGGTCTTGCTAGTGGCGATATCGAGAAAAATGGGCCATTAGGAGGAGCTGTGAATTACATGTTAAAACGATGGACCGAACTCAATGAGTTTATGCATACCCCAGGAGTTCCTGTGTCGAACGCCGAATGCGAGCGGACTATTTAAAAAATAATCACTCACTCATCGTAAAAACAGCTTGTTCTACAAAACTTCCAAGGGCGCACAAGTTGGTGATGTTGTCCAAAGCCTGATCGCCACTTGCCAAGAGCTTGGAGTTAGGGGTCTTGTCACTTGGTGGTGGGTAAAAGAGAAATAAAAATGGCAGCATAAGTCAAATTCCGATAGTTTGTTTTCGCCAAAAAAGTCCACCATGCGGAGTGCCTATGCTGCCGGAGCAGACCCTATCACGATTTTTACTCCTTCCTGAGCTAAAACTTACTCACGTTATTCCAGTGAGCCGAAGCGGCGGTATTTATAATGCCGAAAAAGTCTCCGATTTTGAAGTTTGCCCAAAGTGCGCTAGCAAATGCGATAAGATTTATGATCGCCGCTGGATCACAGTTAGAGACGAGCCAATAAGAGGAAAATATGTGATCCTGAAGATCCGTAAACGTCGTTTCTTCTGTAAGAAGTGCCAGAAGCCTTTCACAGAGCCAATATCGGGCGTAAGGGGAAGAGGACAACAGAAAGATTTCGCAGTGCTTTGCTGTGGGCTACTGAGAACTTCATCGACCTAAAGAGAGTTCAGCGTGCTTACCGCTGTTCACGAGGCTTGTTATATAAAGTAGTCTACGAACAACTTGAGCGCAAACGTCGAACTCGGTTGTACGATCTTCCGTCAGTGATCGGCATCGATGAGCATAGCCTTCGTAAGCGCAAGTATCAGTCAGTGGACTATGTTACGGTCATCGTTGATCATAAGAACAAAAGGATCTATGAAGTGATTGACGGGCGTAATAAAGCAGATTTGGAAGATGCTGCAGTTGCCTTCAAAAGGCCAGAAAACGTAAAGGTTGTTACCTTAGACTTATCAAACACCTTTAAAAGCTTTGCTAAGGACACTTTTCCCAATGCTCGGCTGGTGGCCGATCGATTTCATGTCCAGCGCTGCTTTGGAAAACTTGTGAATAGGTTTCGCAAAAGAATAACAGGCGATGATAGGAAAAATCCCATTCGCCGCCTTCTACTCCGTGATGGCCGAAAACTAGAGCCCTATGAAAGAAAAGTGATTAGGCTTTTCCTTAAAGACAAAGAACATTTAAGGGAGGTTTACAGCCTTAAGGAGCGTGTTCATCGTCGCTACCGAACTCGTGGTAAAAAGCGTGCTCGAAAAGCACTAATAAAAATCTTGGACCTTATGGGGCAGTCAAAAATCCCAGAAGTAGTGGGTTTAAGGAAGACGATCTTAGCATGGCGAAATGAGATAGTGGAATACTTTAATGGAAGGTACAGTAATGGTCGTGTGGAAGGTTTCAATAGGAAAGCAAAGCTAGTGCAGAGAAGGGCTTTCGGGTTCAGGAGCTTCAAAAACTATAGATTACAGTTGTTAAACGCTTGTCGCGGGAGGGTTTGATGGGCTCACCCACCACGAAGTGAACAGACCCGGAGTTAGCCCCTTCAAGTACCTTACCTGGCTCCAAGAGAATAAGTCCGCGGTTAAACAGTCGCCGGAAGCCTATCTGCCTTGGTGCTATTCAGCTTAAATTTTTTTGCTTTTTTTCTTTTACTGAGGGGACACAATCTTAACCCAGACTCACATTTTACAGCACATTGGACAAAATTTTCTCGGATACTTTTTAGGAATTTTTGAAGGTATTTTTTTCGCGGCGAAACCCCTCGTTCCACTCGGGGTGACGGATAAATGGCAGGAAACGAAAAAACCCGGAAGCCAGTTTAAACCTGAACTTCCGGGTTTCTATCTCAACGAAGGGCCATCTGTTATAAGATGGTGGGGATGGATGGACTCGAACCATCGACCTCACGCTTATCAGGCGTGCGCTCTAACCACCTGAGCTACACCCCCATCTCGTTGGGAAGTCTTATATATGTGCTTGGTGATTTTATGTCAACGGCCATTTCGAAATTTTTGTGAAAAAAATCCGATCCCTGCCAATGAAACGTGACTGACCGAACATCATATAGCCAAGTCTCTCAGCACCCTGTAATTAGGCCTAAAAATAGCCTTATGAACCAATGTATTCAAAACAGAATAAGGAAGGAAGGCCATCCCTGGGCCTTAACAAGACATCTACAGAGGTATGTGGAAGCTTGGGACTTGAATCAGGGAGACATGCAATGCGGCAGAGTTGCCGACAAGCAAACAAAGACAACAAATGAAGGAGAGTTGGGGAAGAGGCACGGCTCATACCGCACCTATCTCAAACGATCCGAAGATCAGGAACTTAGTTGTTCAAGCTTGGAGCTTCAGGAGCAACAGGTGCGCTAACCATTTCGTTAACGTCTGAACCTACAGAAGAAGCAACCTTAGTCTTAAGACCCCAGTCAGAAGCACCGTAGCGCTTTAGCTTTCTTTGAAGGGTACGAATACCGATGCCTAGAGCACGAGCAGTGTGAGTTCTGTTGAAGTTCTTCTGCTTCAATGTTTCTAGGATTACGATTCTTTCGATCTCTCTTAACTTTGTTCCGGGAGGGAAAGTTACAGAAGATGTATCAAAAGATGGATCGAGTACAGTCTCATTAGTGTTATCAGGTGTCATCATGGTTGATTTTCCTCCGATTTGGCCTTGTATATTTTCCCTTACTCCGAGTTTGATGGCTTCCCCTACCATCGCCCTATGGAATGCGGAATATAAACTAGAAATATTCGATAACTTAGACGCGTCTTATAGGACAAGTTTCGATCTTTGAAAAGGATCTTTTGCGACCAGGCCCAATTTTGTTGATCCTGGATAGCCCTGTCGAAAGGCGCTGCCTAATAAAACTCCTTAGCTGCGACAAATTAGCAGTTTGGCAGGCAAAGTCAACTGTTTTAGTGCAGGTTTTTTTTCTACACCATTTAGGCTTAAGGCTGATTGGCCCCGTCAATGACGACTTAAATTAGCTAAATCGCTGCGTTTTTGGCCGCAAAACTAGTCTGTTTGCAGGGCTTTGTGAGCCAAAAAATTTTTTCTATTTTTACATAGTTTTTTTGGAAAGCATGGGTGAATTCTGTCATGTTGTCATCGACGAGATTCACTCAAAGTCCTTCAAACTCGTCATCTCGAACCAGCTACTTTTGACAATGAGTGCAAAAATATGTCGCGCGATTCCCCAAGCGGCTCGTTTTAATCAGGTTTCCGCAACTACGACACTCTTGCCCACCTCGGCCGTAGACTTGTAACTTAATAGCAAAGTAGCCCGGCTCACCGTCGGCATTCTTAAAGTCCCTAAAAGACGTCCCGCCAGCCTTTATAGCCTCTCGCAGAGTTTCACGGATACTCGGCACGATGCGGTCCATTTCCTTTCGACTGACCTTACCCGCTGGTCGGCTCGGCCTCACCCCAGCTCGAAACAGAGCCTCATTCGCATAAATATTGCCCACACCCACCACAACATGGGCATTCATCAGGAAGTTTTTGATGGCTACAGTCTTCTTTCTACTCTTTACCCACAGGTAATCCACAAGGTCAATTTGTGAAAGAGGCTCAGGGCCTAGCTTTTTGAAAAAGTCATGATCAGGAAACTCGTCATGGGTGCAACATGAAATCCAGCCAAATCGCCTTGGGTCAACATAGTGTAGGTACCCACTGGGATCTCCCGCCTTATCCCCTACAGTAAAAACAGCATGGGTGTGAGCCAGCTCTGGTGTGGGGGTCTGACGATAGATCACGTTACCTGTCATTCCTAGGTGGATGATTCCAATTCCCTGAGCGGTATCCCACAGCATATATTTGGATCGACGATGCACCTTAGTCACCGCCTGCCCCACAAGTAGAGATCTAAATTTTTGGATAGGAATCTCTCCCCTGAGATCCTTGCGGTAGAACTTAACGTCTTGGATCCGCTTGCCTTCAAGCACGGATTTGATCGCTCGGCTCAAGCATTCAACTTCTGGCAACTCAGGCATGAAAAAGCCTCCTTCGAAAGATAGGAGGCCAAACTAAAAGAACTAAAATGGAAACACAAGACCCTTAGGCCCGTTTGGATGAGGAACGAGATTTAAGACTCTTTTTAACCATAGCTGACTGGTTTTCCTTGAAAAAAGCCTTGAAGATCTTATCAAATGACTGGTTCGTGATGTAGCCAGCATCCTTTAGCTGTTCGAGTAAGTCCTTGGCAAAACCTGCCTGATCTTGGCCCTGACGCCCCGAAAACATCTGTCGGATCCTTTGGTTCGCTTGGCGCTTCTTAGCAGGCGATATTTTTAATGTCTTTCCCTTCCTTGGGTCATTTGATCTGAGCCAAGATTTACCTTCTCGCACCATCTCCTGCATCATCTCTTCGAGAGCCGCGCCTTCAGGCAACTCCCCCTGTCGGGCGAGCTTTATAGCCCAAGTCGCCGTAAACAAGTCGGGGTGCTGGCGACATAGGTTCTGACAAGCAGCAGACATTTTGGTGAGGCGACGATACCAACCGATCGTTCGAGCGTTCATCCCAACACGCTCAGCAATCTCCTTATCGGCTTCTCCCATTCGAGCAGCCTCATCGTAGGCATGAGCCATATCCAGATAGAAAACATCCTCGCTCAAATTTGCGTTGATACTATGATATAGCTCCTCTTTGGCAGACTGAAAGGGGATGATCGCACACTCGATATGAGCCCAACCCAAGATTTTTGCAGCAAGAATGCGTCGATGGCCGTTGCGACAAACAAAACGATAACCGTCTCCAGCCTGTCGCATACAAAGACTTGGAAACTGGATCAAACCATCGCTTGCCAATGACTTAGCTAGGGTTTCCAGCTTCTGATCGTCATAGCGAGTGCGAATGTTTTCGCCCAAATCGATCATGTCTACGGGAATCTTTTGTAGGGTCTTACCGTGCTCTTCAATCTGGGCTTGGAGCTTCTTATATAGCTGCGGATTGAGCAGCTTATCATTTGAGGCACTGCGAGCACGCCCCCCCTTACGGCGACTTTTACTAACCGCCCGCCCTGCTCCCTTAACCATATTTTCTAGGTTAGCACTGGCTGATTTGCTGATGGACACCATGATAAGTTCCTTAAATAGTAACGCTTTCAATGTTTTGCTTGATCTCTAGCTCCATCAATCCGCTATCTGTACTGCCAAGCACTCCCAGAGCCTCTAGATCGGGTCTCACAACAGGGCCACCCTTGTTAACAGTTCGAATGATCGATCGTACCACCTTGATATAGTCTTCACGAATCGCGTATGCCCCAGGCAAGGACACCGCTGGACAACTATGAAGGCTGCCTGTAGCAATCGCGTTCGATGATCTAATCGTAGCTTTTAAGAGAGGAACATGAGCCTGCTTCATATGTTTTTGGATGAAGCGAATATAGGCCTCGTGAGCAGGAATTTTTTTAACGCTGGTCAGCAGAACTCCAAGGCAGTGCAATTGATCGTTAGCGTCTTCTACAATCTCATCACACTCGGTGAGCAAGTCGACAAATCCATCGTAGCTATCTGGCTCAGGGAAACTAGGAATCAAAAACCAAGTCGATGCTGCTAAGGCTGACTGGAGCAAGATATTGATTTGTGGCTTAGTATCAATCAACACATAATCGAAGTCGTCCTCGACCCCCTTCAAAAGACGCTGAAACATTTTGATACCGCGAGCAGACTGACCAAAAGCAATCTGGGCACCTTTCAGATCTTTCGTCGATGGTACAACCCAAATATTATCATAGCCCCCCTCCACCATAACGTGCTTATAGCTCTTTTTATGATTGAGTGCGTACCAAAGAGTTTCCGTTTGTGGGTCGAAATGCTCCCGTGCGCCCAAAGCCTTAGTCGCATTGCCTTGATCATCGCTGTCAATCACAAGGACTTTCTTATTAAATTCGGTCGCAAGGAGATAGGCGATGTTTACCACAGCTGTGGTTTTTCCAACACCACCTTTAATGTTTGCCAACGTAATGATATGAGAGGTGTCGCGGCTCATAGTCAAGCTCCAAAATGTATTGGTATGATGCTTAACCGTACCGTCTTTGCCATGGGGTCTCAAGGCATTATTATTTGCTGTACACAGTGTACAGAAGTACATTTAGAATTTGAAATAACAAAGGAAAAGAGAAGCTTTTACAGGAAATATAAAATTTCTTTGGTAAGAAAAATAGAGCCTCCAAGAACCCTTGGAGGCTGTTGACTCAATCTGATGTGACGGTCACTCGCTGCTTACATGTTGCGTCGGTACTGACCACCCACTTCATAGAGCTGTTGAGATATTTGTCCCAAAGAGCAGTATTTGCTAGCTTCCATGATACTATCAAACATGTTCTGGTTATCTAGAGCAGCTCGACGCAATTCTTGCAACACTCGTTCAGCATGAGCTGTGTTACGCCTTTGAAACTGTTCTTTCGAACTTATAGCGTATTTTTTCTCGGTTTCATCAGCGCGAATCACCTCGCTTGGGATCACTGTGGGAGAGCCTTCTTTGCTCAAGAAGGTGTTAACGCCGATGATTGGCATCTCACCAGAATGCTTTAGTGATTCGTAGTAATGAGACTCATCTTGAATCTTCATACGTTGATACATCCGTTCCATAGCTCCTAAAACTCCGCCGCGTTCAGAAATACTCCTGAACTCATACAGAACAGCTTGTTCCACTAGATCGGTAAGTTCCTCTATGATGAATGAACCCTGAATGGGATTTTCGTTTCGCGCTAAACCAAGCTCCTTATTAATAATGAGCTGAATGGCCATGGCCCGACGAACACTTTCCTCGGTGGGGGTGGTGATAGCCTCATCATAAGCGTTGGTATGCAAGGAATTGCAATTATCGTAAATGGCATAAAGAGCTTGAAGAGTGGTACGAATATCATTGAAGGCAATTTCCTGAGCATGGAGACTGCGACCTGACGTCTGGATATGATACTTCAGTTTTTGTGAACGAGAATTACCATGGTACTTATGCTTCATGGCTTTAGCCCAGATCCGCCGAGCAACCCGACCAATGACGGAGTACTCGGGATCAATGCCGTTAGAAAAGAAAAACGACAGGTTTGGGGCAAAGTCATCAATATTCATACCTCGGGAAAGGTAATACTCCACATAGGTGAAGCCATTGGCTAGAGTAAACGCCAATTGAGTGATTGGATTCGCCCCAGCTTCGGCAATATGATAGCCAGAAATGGACACTGAATAAAAGTTTCTAACTTTCTTATCAATAAAGTATTCTTGGATATCTCCCATGAGTCGCAACGCAAATTCAGTCGAGAAAATACAGGTGTTTTGCGCTTGATCCTCTTTGAGAATATCAGCTTGCACCGTTCCCCGAACTTTCTGCAATGTGTCCTGCTTAATATTATCGTAAACCTCTGCTGGCAAAACCTCTTTGCCGTGAACCCCTAGAAGCATCAGACCAAGTCCATCGTTACCCTCTGGCAACTCTCCCTGGTAGCGGGGCCTTTCCTGTTCATAGCTCTTATAGAGGTCATTGATTTTAGACTCAACCTTGTCCTTTAAGCCATTCTCTCTAATATAAAGCTCGCACTGTTGATCCACAGCGGCATTGAGAAAGAAACCTAGGAGCATCGGTGCGGGGCCATTGATTGTCATGGAGACACTGGTTCTCGGGTCCGCTAAGTTAAATCCCGAGTAGAGCTTCTTCGCATCATCCAGAGTGCAGATACTCACCCCTGAGTTGCCCACCTTGCCATAAATATCAGGCCTAAAGTCGGGGTCTTCGCCATAAAGGGTTACCGAATCAAAGGCCGTGGATAGACGCTTAGCGGGCATACCTTTTGAAACATAGTGAAAGCGTCGGTTGGTCCGCTCAGGACCACCTTCTCCAGCAAACATCCTAGCCGGATCTTCACCCTCTCGTTTCAGCGGGAACACCCCAGCAGCATAGGGGAAGCTTCCGGGCACATTTTCTGTGAGAACCCAACGCAGTATATCGC includes:
- a CDS encoding helix-turn-helix domain-containing protein, which gives rise to MMTPDNTNETVLDPSFDTSSVTFPPGTKLREIERIVILETLKQKNFNRTHTARALGIGIRTLQRKLKRYGASDWGLKTKVASSVGSDVNEMVSAPVAPEAPSLNN
- a CDS encoding transposase family protein codes for the protein MLPEQTLSRFLLLPELKLTHVIPVSRSGGIYNAEKVSDFEVCPKCASKCDKIYDRRWITVRDEPIRGKYVILKIRKRRFFCKKCQKPFTEPISGVRGRGQQKDFAVLCCGLLRTSST
- a CDS encoding IS66 family transposase, translating into MAESAKTVDDSGDKVKVTKCTRNALANAVVACLRFMFGIPFYRLAKIQDSLGIGLPEANQYAMVAQVYEAALPIYEQLIFEAAQGSLVMADDTAIKILDWLRGKGPPTKTTGEPRKTAQTSAVVSRSAEGRCIVLYLTGEKQAGKTLKKY
- a CDS encoding methylmalonyl-CoA mutase family protein, which encodes MSQADQVYKPKNHIRIVTAASLFDGHDAAINIMRRILQASGAEVIHLGHNRSVAEIVDCAIAEDAQGIAITSYQGGHVEFFKYMHDLLKERNAPIKLFGGGGGTILPSEIEELHNYGVCRIYSPDDGRTMGLQGMINHLLEECDFCTQEPPIDDALKRVQQRDPKVLAKLISVAENFPDYRDHLSQQVRGAWSDKTIPVLGITGTGGAGKSSLVDELVRRFLDDFEDKTIAIISVDPSKRKSGGALLGDRIRMNAIHHPRVFMRSLATRQSNLALSKYVQDSIDICKAAAFDLIIVETSGIGQSDTEITEHSDVSLYVMTSEYGAATQLEKIDMLDFADLIAINKFDKRGALDALRDVRKQYRRNHNLWDGDDEALPVFGTMASQFNDPGMNTLYRKIMDTLDRKVKSGLQSAFKLSEEMSKKKYIIPPDRVRYLAEICESSDQYRDFVDKQAAIARQLYQLSGAIQTLRSKGDISIKIGDILPELEACEGDAEAIESLLTLYKDLSGRLDHECRKILGDWAGTLARYKADQYSFQVRDKVIKQDLYHKSLSGLKVPKVSLPKYQDWGDILRWVLTENVPGSFPYAAGVFPLKREGEDPARMFAGEGGPERTNRRFHYVSKGMPAKRLSTAFDSVTLYGEDPDFRPDIYGKVGNSGVSICTLDDAKKLYSGFNLADPRTSVSMTINGPAPMLLGFFLNAAVDQQCELYIRENGLKDKVESKINDLYKSYEQERPRYQGELPEGNDGLGLMLLGVHGKEVLPAEVYDNIKQDTLQKVRGTVQADILKEDQAQNTCIFSTEFALRLMGDIQEYFIDKKVRNFYSVSISGYHIAEAGANPITQLAFTLANGFTYVEYYLSRGMNIDDFAPNLSFFFSNGIDPEYSVIGRVARRIWAKAMKHKYHGNSRSQKLKYHIQTSGRSLHAQEIAFNDIRTTLQALYAIYDNCNSLHTNAYDEAITTPTEESVRRAMAIQLIINKELGLARNENPIQGSFIIEELTDLVEQAVLYEFRSISERGGVLGAMERMYQRMKIQDESHYYESLKHSGEMPIIGVNTFLSKEGSPTVIPSEVIRADETEKKYAISSKEQFQRRNTAHAERVLQELRRAALDNQNMFDSIMEASKYCSLGQISQQLYEVGGQYRRNM
- a CDS encoding ParA family protein; its protein translation is MSRDTSHIITLANIKGGVGKTTAVVNIAYLLATEFNKKVLVIDSDDQGNATKALGAREHFDPQTETLWYALNHKKSYKHVMVEGGYDNIWVVPSTKDLKGAQIAFGQSARGIKMFQRLLKGVEDDFDYVLIDTKPQINILLQSALAASTWFLIPSFPEPDSYDGFVDLLTECDEIVEDANDQLHCLGVLLTSVKKIPAHEAYIRFIQKHMKQAHVPLLKATIRSSNAIATGSLHSCPAVSLPGAYAIREDYIKVVRSIIRTVNKGGPVVRPDLEALGVLGSTDSGLMELEIKQNIESVTI
- the mutM gene encoding bifunctional DNA-formamidopyrimidine glycosylase/DNA-(apurinic or apyrimidinic site) lyase, which produces MPELPEVECLSRAIKSVLEGKRIQDVKFYRKDLRGEIPIQKFRSLLVGQAVTKVHRRSKYMLWDTAQGIGIIHLGMTGNVIYRQTPTPELAHTHAVFTVGDKAGDPSGYLHYVDPRRFGWISCCTHDEFPDHDFFKKLGPEPLSQIDLVDYLWVKSRKKTVAIKNFLMNAHVVVGVGNIYANEALFRAGVRPSRPAGKVSRKEMDRIVPSIRETLREAIKAGGTSFRDFKNADGEPGYFAIKLQVYGRGGQECRSCGNLIKTSRLGNRATYFCTHCQK
- a CDS encoding ParB/RepB/Spo0J family partition protein, whose product is MVSISKSASANLENMVKGAGRAVSKSRRKGGRARSASNDKLLNPQLYKKLQAQIEEHGKTLQKIPVDMIDLGENIRTRYDDQKLETLAKSLASDGLIQFPSLCMRQAGDGYRFVCRNGHRRILAAKILGWAHIECAIIPFQSAKEELYHSINANLSEDVFYLDMAHAYDEAARMGEADKEIAERVGMNARTIGWYRRLTKMSAACQNLCRQHPDLFTATWAIKLARQGELPEGAALEEMMQEMVREGKSWLRSNDPRKGKTLKISPAKKRQANQRIRQMFSGRQGQDQAGFAKDLLEQLKDAGYITNQSFDKIFKAFFKENQSAMVKKSLKSRSSSKRA
- the tnpB gene encoding IS66 family insertion sequence element accessory protein TnpB, translated to MLVGLDPVDFRAGINKLSSVAQTQFNKNPKERFIFVFRNKRKTDRL
- a CDS encoding ISL3 family transposase, producing the protein MPEAFHRANIGRKGKRTTERFRSALLWATENFIDLKRVQRAYRCSRGLLYKVVYEQLERKRRTRLYDLPSVIGIDEHSLRKRKYQSVDYVTVIVDHKNKRIYEVIDGRNKADLEDAAVAFKRPENVKVVTLDLSNTFKSFAKDTFPNARLVADRFHVQRCFGKLVNRFRKRITGDDRKNPIRRLLLRDGRKLEPYERKVIRLFLKDKEHLREVYSLKERVHRRYRTRGKKRARKALIKILDLMGQSKIPEVVGLRKTILAWRNEIVEYFNGRYSNGRVEGFNRKAKLVQRRAFGFRSFKNYRLQLLNACRGRV
- a CDS encoding IS66 family transposase; amino-acid sequence: MPIYMCDGLSANLLAEKYKVIQVHCLDHARRQFLDLQSSFPSETAYILEKLGQVYYADRKAKQLQLNPTDRMKYHQKHSAKVKEELGHWMMKGLASGDIEKNGPLGGAVNYMLKRWTELNEFMHTPGVPVSNAECERTI